In Pelosinus sp. UFO1, one genomic interval encodes:
- a CDS encoding ABC transporter substrate-binding protein translates to MRKLMSLVFILLLSCLLLVGCGGGNSKATTEKPAAEKTDKLVVYCPHPLTFINPLVSEFEKQSGIKVEVVAAGSGELLKRVESEKANPLGDIFWGGSLGTMKPKANLFEKYTSANEDKVQQAFKNTEGTLTRFTDIPSVIMVNTNLIGDIKVEGYEDLLNPKLKGKIAFCDPAKSSSSYEHLINMLYAMGKGDPEKGWDYVKALCANLNGKLLSGSSAVYKGVADGEYAVGCTFEEGGAQYVADGAPVKLVYMKEGVISKPDGVYIIKNAKNMENAKKFIDFITSKDAQTIIVQQLHRRSVRTDVEPPKGLIEKAKINIINDDEKVVVANQRQWLDKFKDIFTSVN, encoded by the coding sequence ATGAGAAAACTTATGTCTTTGGTATTCATTTTACTTCTTTCCTGTCTACTTCTTGTTGGTTGCGGCGGTGGCAATTCGAAAGCAACTACGGAAAAACCTGCGGCAGAAAAAACAGATAAACTTGTTGTTTATTGTCCCCATCCATTAACGTTTATCAATCCATTAGTAAGTGAGTTTGAAAAACAAAGCGGCATAAAAGTAGAAGTTGTGGCGGCTGGTAGTGGTGAATTATTAAAACGGGTAGAATCGGAAAAAGCAAATCCGTTAGGTGATATTTTCTGGGGTGGATCCCTTGGTACAATGAAACCGAAAGCAAATTTATTTGAGAAATATACTTCCGCTAATGAAGATAAGGTACAACAGGCATTTAAGAATACAGAAGGTACTTTAACTCGGTTTACGGATATTCCAAGTGTGATTATGGTCAATACAAATTTAATTGGCGATATAAAGGTTGAAGGTTATGAGGACTTACTAAATCCGAAATTGAAAGGGAAAATTGCATTTTGTGATCCAGCGAAATCATCTTCATCTTATGAACATTTAATTAATATGCTCTATGCGATGGGGAAAGGTGACCCTGAAAAAGGCTGGGATTATGTAAAAGCACTTTGTGCAAATCTAAATGGTAAATTACTTAGTGGCTCTTCGGCTGTTTATAAAGGAGTGGCTGATGGTGAATATGCTGTGGGTTGTACCTTTGAAGAAGGCGGCGCACAATATGTTGCCGATGGTGCTCCAGTAAAGCTGGTTTATATGAAAGAAGGCGTTATTTCTAAACCAGATGGTGTTTACATCATAAAAAATGCTAAAAACATGGAAAATGCAAAGAAATTTATTGATTTTATTACAAGTAAAGATGCGCAGACCATTATCGTACAACAGTTACATAGACGTTCGGTCCGTACTGATGTTGAACCTCCAAAAGGCTTAATTGAAAAAGCTAAAATCAATATTATAAATGATGATGAAAAAGTTGTTGTAGCAAATCAAAGACAATGGCTGGATAAATTCAAAGACATATTTACCAGCGTTAACTGA
- the ligA gene encoding NAD-dependent DNA ligase LigA produces MENQREDIQQIKDKIATLRKQLQYHTYRYYVLDNPEIEDRQFDLLMRQLIDIETAYPSLITADSPTQRVGGIVAGGFQSVTHLTPMRSLGNAFSREELIAFHNRVQSGLGIEEKVEYIVELKMDGLAINLTYEQGHLISGVTRGNGSQGEDVTSNIRTIKSVPLVLHADNTAIPPLLEVRGEVYMPKKEFERLNREREEAGEALLANPRNAAAGSLRQLDPKITADRALDIFVYGIGVYTGVELTTHGQMLEYLKKLGLKINSQYKIFETIEDVIDYCTNFAEKRYELPYDIDGMVIKVNNLANQQALGYTAKDPRWAIAYKFPAEQAITVVEDIFVGLGRTGVLTPTAILKPVRVAGSTISRATLHNLDYIEEKDIRIGDTVIIHKAGEVIPKVLSVVLEKRTGNEVPFVMPEICPECGGQVVRQEGEAAHKCINAHCPALFREGLVHFVSRDAMNIDGLGPAVLNALVDTNLVKDVADLYQLKLEQVLTVPRMAQKSVENLLTAIEVSKQAGLARLLFALGIRHVGVKAAGIVARHFGDLEDVKKASVEELLQLDEIGTKIAESIVAYFAEEDNIELIKRLRTAGVKTTEEKQIIEENQLFVGKTFVLTGTLEKMSRNQAADMIQKLGGKVSGSVSKKTSYVVAGAEAGSKLEKAQQLGVEVLDEEQFMKMAEK; encoded by the coding sequence ATGGAAAACCAGAGAGAAGATATACAACAAATAAAAGATAAAATTGCTACACTACGTAAACAACTACAATACCATACCTACCGTTACTATGTTCTTGATAATCCTGAAATAGAGGATAGACAATTTGATTTATTAATGCGCCAACTCATCGATATCGAGACAGCCTACCCAAGCTTAATTACCGCTGACTCACCTACCCAGCGAGTTGGTGGTATCGTTGCCGGTGGTTTTCAAAGCGTAACTCATTTGACGCCTATGCGCAGTTTGGGGAATGCTTTTTCTCGAGAAGAATTAATCGCTTTTCACAATAGAGTGCAAAGTGGTCTCGGGATAGAAGAGAAAGTAGAATATATCGTAGAACTTAAGATGGATGGACTAGCAATTAATTTAACTTATGAACAGGGACATTTAATAAGCGGCGTCACTAGGGGAAATGGCAGCCAAGGGGAAGATGTAACGAGTAATATTCGTACGATAAAATCTGTGCCCTTAGTTTTGCATGCTGATAATACTGCTATTCCGCCCCTGCTTGAAGTGCGTGGCGAAGTATATATGCCTAAAAAAGAATTCGAACGATTGAACAGAGAAAGGGAAGAAGCTGGTGAAGCATTATTAGCAAATCCTCGTAATGCAGCAGCAGGTTCCTTGCGGCAACTAGATCCTAAAATAACAGCAGATCGAGCCTTAGATATTTTTGTATATGGTATTGGCGTATATACTGGTGTGGAACTGACTACACATGGTCAAATGTTAGAGTATCTAAAGAAACTAGGGCTGAAAATCAATTCTCAATACAAAATATTCGAAACGATAGAAGACGTCATTGATTACTGTACTAATTTTGCCGAAAAACGTTATGAACTTCCTTATGATATTGATGGTATGGTAATCAAAGTCAATAATTTAGCAAATCAGCAGGCATTAGGCTATACTGCCAAAGATCCAAGATGGGCCATTGCCTATAAATTCCCTGCGGAGCAGGCCATTACAGTCGTGGAGGATATTTTTGTGGGACTTGGTCGGACAGGAGTTCTTACCCCAACAGCAATCTTGAAACCTGTCAGAGTAGCTGGCTCTACCATTAGTCGCGCGACCCTACATAACTTAGACTATATAGAAGAAAAAGATATTCGTATTGGAGATACCGTTATCATTCATAAGGCAGGCGAGGTCATTCCCAAAGTTCTCTCCGTAGTGTTAGAAAAACGTACAGGTAATGAAGTTCCTTTTGTCATGCCAGAAATATGTCCTGAATGCGGAGGGCAAGTAGTGCGCCAAGAAGGAGAAGCGGCTCATAAATGTATTAATGCGCATTGCCCGGCTCTTTTTCGAGAAGGCTTAGTTCATTTTGTCTCTCGTGATGCCATGAACATTGATGGTTTAGGTCCGGCAGTGCTGAATGCCTTGGTAGATACAAACTTAGTTAAAGATGTAGCAGATTTGTATCAGCTCAAACTAGAACAAGTATTGACAGTGCCTCGCATGGCGCAAAAATCAGTAGAAAATTTATTAACTGCCATTGAAGTCAGCAAACAAGCAGGTTTAGCAAGATTGTTGTTTGCTCTAGGCATTCGTCATGTGGGTGTAAAAGCTGCCGGTATTGTCGCCCGGCACTTTGGAGATCTAGAGGACGTAAAAAAAGCGTCTGTTGAAGAGCTGCTACAGCTTGATGAAATTGGTACCAAAATTGCAGAGAGCATTGTAGCTTATTTTGCAGAGGAAGACAATATAGAACTGATTAAAAGGCTCCGCACTGCAGGAGTGAAAACCACAGAAGAAAAACAAATCATTGAAGAAAATCAACTTTTTGTCGGTAAAACTTTTGTCCTCACAGGAACTCTAGAGAAAATGAGTCGTAACCAGGCCGCTGATATGATTCAAAAACTCGGTGGTAAAGTATCAGGCTCCGTTAGTAAAAAAACCAGCTACGTAGTAGCCGGCGCAGAAGCAGGCAGCAAATTGGAGAAAGCCCAACAGTTGGGCGTGGAAGTTCTTGATGAAGAACAGTTTATGAAAATGGCGGAGAAATAA
- a CDS encoding YmaF family protein has translation MTEQDTNRGQGHVHEVKGSTFIAEQEEEPHNHRFAGITSEVIPYGDSHVHEILISTDFFADHHHEVGIQTGPAIAVSSNKHVHFVYGKTTVEDDHFHKYVFVTQIQDPLVWDD, from the coding sequence ATAACGGAGCAAGACACTAACCGCGGCCAGGGCCATGTTCATGAGGTTAAAGGGAGCACATTCATCGCAGAGCAAGAGGAAGAACCACATAATCATCGCTTTGCTGGGATAACAAGTGAAGTGATACCATATGGAGATAGTCATGTACACGAAATATTGATATCTACAGATTTCTTTGCGGATCACCATCATGAAGTAGGGATTCAGACTGGTCCTGCGATCGCAGTAAGTTCAAATAAACATGTCCATTTCGTATATGGAAAAACTACTGTGGAGGATGACCACTTTCACAAATATGTATTTGTTACTCAAATTCAAGACCCTCTCGTATGGGATGACTAG
- a CDS encoding ABC transporter permease, whose translation MRLVIAWRNLLAKPVQSGLTVLIVAATIAMLALVTLLSAGTHNGLVRATEPFDLIVGAKGSPNQLVLNTVFLQDAPIGNVSHEIYEELAANPLVASAIPLAFGDNYKGYAIVGSGNGIFEHQPKVGQEEWLQLKEGRPFTQSFEAVVGAKAAQKLGLKLGDEFKSAHGFIPGGHVHDNSYHVVGILQAVNGPYDQAILVPIESIWSAHEKHEHEAEIEVTEESHEHDVTAILVKPKGYGEAMRLYQQFQGNQRAQIVFPSQVIVQLFAILGQGEHMIKTVAYIIIVMGLVIMALSVYWSALSRVRDRAILRALGASARDIFTIIVAESAFLTILGVTIGILTGHGIYSLLVRAMESKTAIVLTSAFTLDEVCIIIGGTLFGMLAGLIPAVLTYRTEVAKFL comes from the coding sequence GTGCGACTTGTGATAGCTTGGCGTAATTTGCTGGCGAAGCCGGTTCAAAGCGGTTTGACTGTACTTATTGTAGCCGCTACCATCGCCATGCTGGCATTGGTGACCTTGTTATCCGCTGGTACTCATAACGGCTTGGTTAGAGCTACAGAGCCTTTTGACCTAATCGTCGGGGCCAAAGGCAGTCCAAATCAACTGGTTTTAAATACCGTTTTTCTACAAGACGCACCGATCGGTAACGTGAGTCATGAGATATATGAGGAACTAGCAGCTAACCCACTGGTAGCTTCAGCAATTCCATTAGCCTTTGGTGATAATTACAAGGGATATGCCATAGTTGGTAGTGGGAATGGAATATTTGAGCACCAACCTAAAGTCGGTCAGGAAGAATGGCTACAACTGAAGGAAGGACGTCCGTTTACCCAGTCCTTTGAGGCTGTTGTAGGAGCTAAAGCTGCTCAAAAATTAGGGCTAAAGCTGGGTGATGAATTTAAGTCGGCCCATGGTTTTATACCAGGAGGTCATGTACATGACAATTCCTATCATGTTGTGGGTATACTACAGGCGGTGAATGGTCCTTATGACCAAGCTATTTTAGTTCCTATTGAAAGTATCTGGTCAGCCCATGAAAAACATGAGCATGAGGCTGAGATAGAAGTGACTGAAGAAAGCCATGAGCATGATGTTACTGCCATTCTGGTAAAGCCCAAAGGATATGGCGAAGCTATGCGCCTGTATCAGCAGTTTCAAGGGAATCAAAGGGCGCAGATTGTATTCCCCTCCCAAGTTATTGTTCAGTTGTTTGCTATATTAGGGCAAGGTGAGCACATGATTAAGACTGTGGCATATATCATCATTGTGATGGGATTAGTGATTATGGCGCTGTCTGTGTATTGGTCGGCTTTAAGCCGAGTTCGCGACCGGGCCATTTTACGTGCATTAGGAGCTAGTGCTCGCGATATTTTTACTATTATCGTGGCGGAGAGCGCCTTCCTTACGATCCTGGGCGTCACCATTGGTATCTTAACTGGCCATGGAATCTATTCATTACTGGTAAGAGCTATGGAAAGTAAAACAGCTATTGTGCTAACATCCGCTTTTACCCTTGATGAAGTATGTATTATAATTGGCGGTACTCTGTTTGGTATGCTGGCGGGACTAATTCCGGCAGTGCTTACATACCGTACAGAAGTTGCTAAATTTTTATGA
- a CDS encoding alkaline phosphatase codes for MYNPKISVLYLSRFSRLLVALVVVASLMSSMTISYAAYSGPEVSNISMMPIDRAKFLVGQKFDFEIEVKNDTPASAIEVMVNGLAAEVFFGKQAVIKFDKMSTYRINEVAFPQAGKVAVAVTVKSEKGIEKRTINYEVSGEKIKKPAKNVILIIGDGMSLQARQMARILSKGITEGKYNDLLEMDKMSNLALITTSGNDSLVTDSANSASAYATGQKGAVNAMGVYADSTKDPFDDPKVENIIELAKRTRGMATGIVSTANITDATPAAMLAHTRKRSEQNFIAQEMLNPLHRPDVILGGGSRHFLPKSVPGSKRTDDRNLVEEFKKLGYPIATTKTELKQSGTPDKLLGLFQLDNMDVYIDREVTKNPAVLGKFTDQPTLMDMTKTAIDVLSKNKNGFFLMVEGACIDKQLHTMDWQRATYDTIEMDKAVGIAKEFAKKNDDTLVIVVADHAHGASITGTYHELDGKTGREGVRTYADAGWPTFVDADGDGFPDDPNPSVTLAVQFANHPDYYENYKFQEVPTSPAIMADGKAIANPKRAPQGGDLKVGNTPTSDPSEVHSADDVPLTAEGPGADYFKGVMDNTEVFHGIVRALGLDGRKNEK; via the coding sequence TTGTATAATCCTAAAATATCTGTTTTGTACCTGTCACGGTTTTCTCGCTTGTTGGTGGCGCTAGTTGTAGTAGCATCCCTGATGTCTAGTATGACAATATCATATGCTGCTTACAGCGGGCCAGAAGTGTCAAACATCAGCATGATGCCTATTGATCGGGCGAAGTTTCTTGTTGGTCAAAAGTTCGATTTCGAAATTGAAGTTAAAAACGACACTCCCGCTAGTGCCATCGAAGTTATGGTAAATGGTTTAGCAGCCGAAGTTTTCTTTGGTAAACAAGCAGTTATAAAGTTTGATAAAATGAGTACATACCGGATTAATGAAGTTGCTTTTCCACAAGCTGGTAAAGTAGCTGTGGCGGTAACTGTAAAAAGTGAAAAAGGTATAGAGAAACGTACGATAAACTATGAAGTTTCCGGTGAGAAGATAAAAAAACCTGCAAAAAATGTTATCCTCATTATCGGAGATGGAATGAGCCTGCAGGCAAGACAAATGGCTCGCATTCTTTCCAAAGGTATTACTGAAGGTAAATATAACGATCTTCTTGAAATGGATAAGATGTCAAATCTAGCTTTAATAACTACTTCTGGTAATGACTCGCTGGTAACCGACTCAGCCAACAGTGCTTCAGCCTATGCTACTGGTCAAAAAGGTGCCGTAAATGCTATGGGCGTGTATGCCGACAGTACCAAAGACCCCTTTGATGATCCAAAAGTAGAAAATATTATTGAGTTAGCAAAACGCACACGTGGTATGGCGACTGGTATTGTCTCTACAGCCAATATAACTGACGCAACTCCGGCAGCTATGTTAGCACATACCCGTAAACGAAGCGAACAAAATTTTATTGCGCAAGAAATGCTTAATCCTCTGCATCGCCCTGATGTGATTTTAGGCGGCGGATCGCGGCACTTTTTGCCTAAGAGTGTGCCCGGATCCAAACGCACTGATGATCGCAATCTGGTAGAAGAGTTTAAAAAACTGGGGTATCCTATTGCAACTACCAAGACCGAACTAAAACAATCTGGTACACCAGATAAACTGCTTGGTCTTTTCCAGCTTGATAACATGGACGTATATATTGACCGAGAGGTAACAAAAAATCCAGCTGTTCTCGGCAAATTTACTGATCAGCCTACCCTTATGGATATGACTAAAACGGCCATTGACGTATTAAGTAAAAATAAGAACGGTTTTTTCCTTATGGTAGAAGGTGCCTGCATTGACAAACAGCTTCATACTATGGACTGGCAGCGGGCTACGTATGATACTATTGAAATGGATAAAGCGGTAGGCATTGCAAAAGAATTTGCTAAAAAGAACGATGATACCCTGGTTATTGTCGTAGCTGACCACGCCCATGGGGCCAGCATTACTGGCACTTATCATGAACTCGACGGTAAAACTGGTCGGGAAGGTGTTCGCACTTATGCTGATGCTGGATGGCCCACTTTTGTCGATGCTGATGGCGATGGTTTTCCTGACGATCCCAATCCAAGTGTAACATTAGCAGTTCAATTTGCTAATCATCCGGATTATTATGAAAACTATAAATTCCAGGAAGTACCTACCTCGCCGGCTATTATGGCTGACGGCAAGGCGATTGCAAATCCAAAACGAGCTCCCCAGGGTGGGGATTTAAAAGTAGGTAATACTCCTACCTCTGATCCATCTGAAGTCCATTCTGCTGATGATGTACCCCTAACCGCTGAAGGTCCTGGTGCCGATTACTTTAAAGGTGTTATGGATAATACGGAAGTGTTCCACGGTATTGTGCGGGCATTGGGTCTAGACGGTCGTAAAAACGAAAAGTAA
- a CDS encoding ABC transporter ATP-binding protein, with product MSVAIHIDHVIKRYDQITIIPDLSAHIKNGEFFTLLGPSGCGKTTLLRMIAGFNSIEGGKIKFDDLLINDIPTHKRNIGMVFQSYAIFPHLTVRENVEYGLKLRGLEKEKMKKKVDDILKVVKIEEYQDRLPERLSGGQQQRVALARAIVIHPSVLLMDEPLSNLDAKLRVEMRSAIRDVQNQVGITTVYVTHDQEEALAISDRIAVMQTGVIQQIGKPQSIYTRPYNVFVSTFIGHSNLFIGKIKVDAIKTFVVFGDGYQIQMDNLGSVEAGQDVIISVRPEEFSVQEDGIQCNISSRVFLGKYVNYTLTFPPEMLLPNQPSIEFSQDLGHAERIFEVGDSVTLRPNKAKINVFTADQTMNLIEDVKQYE from the coding sequence ATGAGTGTCGCAATTCACATCGACCATGTAATCAAAAGATATGACCAAATAACGATTATCCCCGATTTATCAGCACATATTAAAAATGGTGAGTTCTTCACTTTACTGGGTCCATCGGGTTGTGGTAAGACGACTTTACTGAGAATGATTGCAGGTTTTAATAGTATTGAAGGAGGAAAAATTAAGTTTGATGATTTGCTGATCAACGATATTCCAACACACAAGCGTAATATCGGAATGGTATTTCAAAGTTATGCAATATTTCCTCATTTAACTGTACGAGAAAATGTAGAATATGGTTTGAAGTTACGCGGATTAGAAAAGGAAAAAATGAAAAAGAAAGTTGATGATATTTTAAAGGTAGTAAAAATAGAAGAATATCAAGACCGCTTACCTGAACGACTTTCTGGAGGGCAACAACAGCGTGTTGCATTAGCAAGAGCAATAGTGATTCATCCAAGTGTACTCTTAATGGATGAGCCCCTTTCCAATTTAGATGCAAAGCTTCGAGTGGAAATGCGGAGTGCAATTCGAGATGTGCAAAACCAAGTGGGAATTACCACTGTTTATGTAACCCATGATCAGGAGGAAGCATTAGCTATTTCAGATAGAATCGCAGTTATGCAAACCGGTGTAATCCAGCAAATTGGGAAACCCCAATCAATTTATACAAGGCCTTATAATGTATTTGTATCTACATTTATCGGTCATTCTAATTTATTTATAGGCAAAATAAAAGTGGATGCAATTAAAACATTTGTTGTATTTGGAGACGGTTATCAAATACAAATGGATAACCTAGGTTCGGTAGAAGCTGGGCAAGATGTTATTATTTCTGTTAGGCCAGAAGAATTTTCTGTACAGGAAGATGGCATACAATGTAATATTAGTTCTCGAGTATTTCTTGGAAAATACGTAAATTATACGCTTACGTTTCCTCCTGAAATGCTACTTCCCAATCAACCATCAATTGAATTTTCGCAAGATTTAGGGCATGCGGAAAGGATCTTTGAGGTTGGTGATAGCGTTACTCTTCGCCCGAATAAAGCAAAAATTAATGTTTTTACAGCAGATCAAACTATGAATTTAATTGAGGATGTGAAGCAGTATGAATAA
- a CDS encoding ABC transporter ATP-binding protein codes for MLEVNQVRKEYRDVLQTVTAVAVDSLIIKDGEQVALVGPSGSGKTTLLHLISGLLTPTTGWIKFDDITISDMAETWRDIWRAKAIGYVFQRLNLLASLNILDNLLVAMSFANTIPQKEQRQWASQLLAQVNLSDKLGKFPHQLSMGEQQRVAVARAVINKPRLILADEPTASLDQENALLVLTMLRQFAKDSNSILLVSTHDRQIISQFEQICVLRKPEKELMGSATCDSLA; via the coding sequence ATGTTAGAAGTAAACCAAGTCAGGAAGGAGTACCGTGATGTTTTACAGACAGTAACGGCTGTTGCTGTTGATAGCCTTATCATCAAGGATGGTGAGCAGGTGGCATTAGTTGGTCCAAGCGGTTCCGGAAAAACCACTCTATTACATCTCATCTCAGGACTATTAACTCCGACCACTGGGTGGATAAAATTTGACGATATTACGATTTCAGACATGGCGGAAACTTGGCGTGATATTTGGCGAGCTAAGGCTATTGGCTACGTTTTTCAGCGACTAAATCTTCTTGCCAGTTTGAACATTTTGGATAATTTGTTAGTCGCTATGAGTTTTGCAAATACCATTCCCCAAAAAGAGCAGCGGCAATGGGCCAGTCAGCTATTGGCGCAGGTGAATTTATCCGATAAGTTGGGTAAATTTCCACACCAACTTAGTATGGGTGAGCAACAGCGGGTGGCTGTCGCTAGAGCAGTAATTAATAAACCCAGGCTTATTCTGGCTGATGAGCCAACTGCCAGTTTGGATCAAGAGAATGCTTTACTGGTACTTACTATGCTGCGACAGTTCGCGAAAGATTCAAATAGTATTTTACTCGTATCTACTCACGATAGACAAATCATAAGTCAGTTTGAACAAATTTGTGTCTTAAGGAAACCAGAAAAGGAGCTGATGGGAAGTGCGACTTGTGATAGCTTGGCGTAA
- the pcrA gene encoding DNA helicase PcrA has protein sequence MQNIIDGLNPMQREAVAHTNGPLLIMAGAGSGKTKVLTCRIAYLLEQGVAPYNILAITFTNKAAAEMKERVHAIVGEQSKDIWLSTFHAFCAKFLRMEISGMAGYKSNFVIYDTSDTQSLVKSCLKQLNLDDKQFQPSSVLSTISNAKNALQDEREFTTVASNFHEQKIAEIYQLYQQKLRTNNALDFDDLLMLSVRLLQSNEEVLAKYQRKFHYIMIDEYQDTNRAQYLLARMLADKHRNLCVVGDADQSIYGWRGADIRNILDFEKDYPETKIIKLEQNYRSTQVILDAANAVIEHNSSRRPKELWTQNPEGDLITHYLAHHERDEAQFIADTITKLNTVHRTSYGDIAVLYRTNTQSRAIEEAFMQSGIPYVIVGGLKFYDRKEIKDILAYLRVIFNPADSVSLLRIINVPRRGLGDTTIGRLTAYAAEHNMTLFDVVSNPDLVPGLTARSKGPLEFLAELIFNLMSQVQSLSVVELVNKVMHDSGYVEELQKSTDPQDENRLDNLKEFLSVAKDFAKGDGEETLEKFLEQVALVADIDNAEITEARLTLMTLHSAKGLEFPVVFMAGMEEGLFPHSRTLMNEEEIEEERRICYVGITRARRKLYMTNARMRTIYGRTQMFPLSRFMSEIPTAMIEKYSGRQNQYGLANSSNRVAVTPATSSVVQSPLRGPMPTMVSPKRQAQGQGGAWKVADKAQHTKWGVGTVIDVKESGDSQELKIAFPGLGIKVVVANMAPITKV, from the coding sequence ATGCAGAATATTATAGACGGATTGAATCCTATGCAAAGAGAAGCAGTTGCTCATACAAATGGACCATTGCTCATTATGGCTGGTGCAGGTTCAGGGAAAACAAAAGTATTAACTTGTCGCATTGCTTATCTTTTGGAGCAAGGAGTGGCACCTTATAATATTTTAGCCATTACCTTTACTAATAAAGCGGCGGCAGAAATGAAAGAGCGGGTGCATGCCATTGTAGGGGAACAGTCTAAAGATATTTGGCTTAGTACCTTTCATGCCTTTTGTGCTAAATTTCTTCGTATGGAAATTAGTGGTATGGCCGGTTATAAAAGTAATTTTGTAATTTATGATACATCTGATACCCAGTCTTTGGTTAAAAGTTGCTTAAAGCAGTTAAACCTAGATGACAAGCAATTTCAGCCAAGTAGTGTTTTATCTACGATTTCTAATGCCAAAAATGCCCTGCAGGATGAGAGAGAATTTACTACAGTGGCTAGTAATTTTCATGAACAAAAAATAGCGGAGATTTATCAGTTATATCAGCAAAAATTGCGTACCAATAATGCCCTAGATTTTGATGATCTACTCATGTTATCTGTACGCTTGTTACAAAGTAACGAAGAAGTGCTAGCCAAATATCAACGTAAATTTCATTATATTATGATTGATGAGTACCAAGATACCAATAGAGCTCAATATCTTTTAGCACGTATGCTAGCAGACAAGCATCGCAATCTTTGTGTCGTAGGTGATGCGGATCAGAGTATCTATGGCTGGCGGGGAGCTGACATTCGGAATATTTTAGATTTTGAAAAAGATTATCCTGAAACCAAAATTATCAAATTGGAACAAAACTATCGTTCGACACAAGTAATTCTTGATGCAGCCAATGCCGTAATTGAACATAATAGTTCGCGCCGCCCCAAGGAATTATGGACGCAAAACCCAGAAGGCGATCTTATTACTCATTATTTGGCACATCATGAACGAGATGAAGCCCAATTTATTGCGGATACGATTACCAAACTCAATACGGTACACCGTACATCCTACGGAGATATTGCGGTATTATATCGTACTAATACTCAGTCTCGTGCCATTGAAGAAGCTTTTATGCAGAGTGGGATCCCCTATGTAATTGTGGGCGGGTTAAAGTTCTATGATCGGAAAGAAATCAAAGATATCTTGGCCTACTTGCGTGTTATTTTTAACCCAGCAGACAGTGTAAGCTTACTGCGAATTATTAACGTTCCCCGCCGTGGTCTTGGCGATACTACCATCGGCCGCTTGACGGCTTATGCGGCAGAACATAATATGACCTTGTTTGATGTAGTTAGCAATCCGGATTTAGTTCCTGGCCTTACTGCTAGATCCAAGGGACCTCTAGAATTTTTGGCAGAACTGATCTTTAACTTAATGTCACAGGTGCAGTCTTTGTCTGTTGTTGAACTAGTAAATAAAGTTATGCATGATTCTGGTTATGTTGAGGAATTACAGAAAAGCACGGATCCCCAAGATGAAAATCGCTTAGACAACTTAAAAGAATTTTTAAGTGTCGCTAAGGATTTTGCTAAAGGGGATGGAGAAGAAACCTTAGAAAAGTTTTTAGAGCAGGTAGCCTTGGTTGCTGATATTGATAATGCAGAAATAACAGAAGCACGTCTTACCTTGATGACCTTACACTCAGCAAAAGGGTTGGAGTTTCCCGTTGTCTTTATGGCAGGAATGGAAGAAGGATTATTCCCCCATTCACGTACCCTAATGAATGAGGAAGAAATAGAAGAGGAACGACGTATTTGTTATGTGGGAATTACTAGAGCCCGCCGTAAGCTATATATGACCAATGCACGTATGCGAACCATTTATGGCAGGACACAAATGTTTCCGCTATCTAGATTTATGAGTGAAATACCTACTGCTATGATAGAGAAATATTCAGGAAGGCAAAATCAATATGGTCTTGCCAATAGCAGTAACCGCGTAGCAGTTACTCCAGCAACTTCTTCCGTTGTCCAAAGCCCTCTAAGGGGTCCTATGCCAACAATGGTTTCACCGAAGAGACAGGCGCAAGGGCAAGGTGGTGCGTGGAAGGTAGCTGATAAGGCTCAGCACACAAAATGGGGCGTAGGTACTGTTATTGATGTGAAAGAAAGTGGCGATAGTCAGGAACTTAAAATTGCTTTTCCAGGACTCGGTATCAAAGTCGTTGTAGCAAATATGGCTCCGATAACAAAGGTATAG